The sequence GCCCACCAAGGCCAGTCCCCTTCCTACCAAGGCCAGTCCCCAAGCCAAGCCCCTCAGGGCTTCTGAACCCATCAGGACCCCGAGCAGTGCCCAGGAAAAGAAGACAGGAGTCCCAGCTAAAGCTGAGCTGGTGCCGAAGCCACCTCCAGAGACTACCCTACCCCCTGGGACTCCTAAAGCAAAGGCTGGGGTGCGGAGGACTGAACCTGCCACCCCCGTCGTCAAGGCGGGGGTTACAGAAGCCCCCAAGGGTGGGGAGGCGGAGGTCAGTCTCATTTACTTCCCAGGGATCCTAGCTTTCAGGCAGGGCAATCTAGAGAAGGGCTTAGCTCCCTGCGGGACTGGGATGTAGACCTGGGACAGGCCCTTTGGGGCCACAGAGGACAGCAGGGATGCCTAGATGAGGCCCTAGAGGGCCTGGAGCCTGTGAGTTCTAGGCCGATCCTGTGTCTGACACCTTATTGGATGCTTTGCTGGGTTCTGCTACCATTAGATTTAGTAAAATTTCTCTTTGAGAACCTAGGGCTGCTTGGGGTTTGACATGGAACCTGCAGGTTATTCAAGACCAGAGCAATGGAGTGGGTGGTGGGCCCTGATCCCCCGGGAGGTGGAGGTACCCTTCCCCAGGGCCCCGGGTTGATGGAGAGGGCTGGACTCCCCCCATGAGCCGTCTGCCATGGGGAGTCAGCGTCTGCTTCTCACCCTGCTGCAGGAGCCGGTGGGCAAGCCTCACCCTCAGGACCTGTCTCGGAGCCCGCAGAGCCTCAGCGACACAGGCTATTCCTCCGATGGTGTCTCCAGCTCCCAGAGTGAGATCACAGGCATTGTGCAGCAGGAGGTGGAAGAGCTGGACAGTGCAGGGGCGACAGGGCCACGCCCGCCCAGCCCCTCTGGGCTCCACAAGGTGGGGAGCGGCATGAGGCCTTCGCTGGAGGCCCAGGGCCCGGCCCCCAGTGGTGAGCGGAGCAAGCCACCCTACGGCAGCGGTGAGGAGCAGAAGCGGCGGCCCCACTCCTTGTCCATCATGCCCGAGGCCTTCAACTCGGATGAGGAGCTGGAGGATATCCTGGAGGAAGAAGGCTCTCTGGAGTGGGGGCGCCGGAGGGAGCAGCAGGATGCGGCTGAGTCCTCAGATGACTTCGGCAGCCAGCTGAGGCACGACTACGTGGAGGACAGCAGTGAGGGTGGCCTGTCCCCTCTTCCGCCCCAGCCCCCATCCCGGGCAGCAGAACTGACTGATGAGGAGTTCATGAGGCGGCAGATCCTGGAGATGAGTGCCGAAGAAGACAACCTGGAGGAGGATGACGCTGCTCCCCCCGGGCACGGCCCGGTCAAACATGGCTCCCAGAAGGGCAGCCCCCGGCCCAGGCCCGAGCCCAGCCAAGAGCCGGGAGCGCTGCCCAAGAGGCGCCTGCCCCACAACGCCACCACGGGCTACGAGGAGCTGCTTTCCGAGGGAGGCCCAGCAGAGGCCGCAGACAGCACTGGGGCTCTGCAGGGCGGGCTCCGCCGCTTCAAGACCATTGAGCTCAATAACACGGGCAGCTACGGCCATGAGCTGGACCTGGGCCAAGGCCCAGACCCCAGCCTGGACCGGGAGCCCGAGCTGGAGATGGAGAGCCTGACGGGCTCGCCTGAGGACCGCTCCCGCGGGGAGCACTCCTCCACACTGCCGGCCTCCACGCCCAGCTACACCTCGGGCACCTCGCCCACCTCCCTGTCCTCGCTGGAGGAGGACAGCGACAGCAGCCCCAGCCGCCGGCAGCGGCTGGAAGAAGCCAAGCAGCAGCGCAAGGCCCGGCACCGCTCGCATGGGCCCCTGCTGCCCACCATCGAGGACTcctcagaggaggaggagctgcggGAAGAGGAGGAGCTGCTGCGCGAGCAGGAGAAGATGCGGGAGGTGGAGCAGCAGCGCATCCGCAGCACGGCCCGCAAGACCCGGCGTGACAAGGAGGAGCTGCGGGCCCAGCGGCGGCGTGAGCGCTCCAAGACCCCCCCCAGCAACCTGTCACCCATTGAGGATGCCTCCCCCACGGAGGAGCTGAGGCAGGCGGCTGAGATGGAGGAGCTACATCGTTCCTCCTGCTCTGAATACTCGCCCTCACCCTCCCTTGACTCGGAGGCTGAAGCCCTGGATGGTGGCCCCCCTCGGCTCTACAAGTCAGGCAGTGAGTACAACCTGCCCACCTTCATGTCCCTCTACTCTCCAACCGAGACACCCTTGGGCAGCACCACCACTCCCAGTTCCGGCCGGCCCCTCAAGAGCGCTGAGGAGGCCTACGAGGAGATGATGCGGAAGGCCGAGCTGCTCCAGCGGCAACAAGGCCAGGCAGCAGCGGGCCGTGGGCCCCATGGTGGCCCCTCTCAGCCCATAGGCCCCCGGGGCCAGGGTTCCTTTGAATACCAGGACACCCCAGACCATGACTATGGTGGGGCTGCTCAGCCGGCCTCGGAGGGCATGCCAGCCAGCCTGGGAGCAGCCGTGTACCAGGAGATCCTTCAGACGTCACAAAGCATTGCCCGCATGCATCAGGCCTCCTCACGGGACCTGGCCTTTGCTGAGGACAAGAAGAAGGAGAAGCAGTTTCTGAATGCCGAGAGTGCGTACATGGACCCAATGAAACAAAATGGCGGCCCACTTACCCCTGGTACCAGTCCCACCCAGCTCGCCGCCCCTGTGTccttctccacctccacctcctctgaCAGCAGTGGGGGCCGAGTCATTCCCGATGTCCGTGTTACTCAGCATTTTGCAAAGGAGCCTCAGGACCCCCTCAAGCTGCAcagctctcctgcctcccccagctctgcctccaagGAAGTAGGCATAACCTTTGCCCAGGGCCCTGGGACCCCAGCCTCCACAGCTGCGGCTCCTTGTCCGGCTGGCCTGCCACGAGGGTACATGACTCCGACTTCCCCAGCAGGCTCTGAGCGCAGCCCTTTGCCCTCTTCCACTGGCCACAGCTATGGACAGAGCCCAACCACTGCAAACTATGGGTCTCAAACTGAGGAGCTACCCCAGGCCCCCCGTGGCCCTACTGTCAGTGGACGGGCTGCCAGAGAGAAGCCCCTGAGTGTGAGTGATGGCGAGAGTGGCACCCCGCAGACCTCCCGGGGATATTCCTACTTTGCAGGCTCCAgcccccctctctctccatcttctcccTCAGAGAGTCCCACATTCTCCCCTGGCAAGCTGGGCCCAAGGGCCACAGCAGAGTTCTCTACACAGACGCCAAGCCTGACCCCTGCCTCGGACATGCCACGGAGCCCTGGTGCCCCCACCCCGACACCCACGGTGGCTCAGGGCACACAGACACCACACCGACCCAGCACGCCTCGCCTGGTATGGCAGCAGTCCTCTCAGGATGCCCCCTTTATGGTCATCACACTGGCGTCAGATGCCTCCAGCCAGACCAAGATGGTCCATGCCAGTGCCTCCACCTCCCCAGTGTGCTCACCCATTGACACCCAGCCTACCACCCACAGCTACAGCCAGACAACACCTCAGCTGCCCCCAGAGCCACCTGGGCCACCTGGCTTCCCGCGGGCAGCCAGTGCTGGTGCAGATGGGCCCCTGGCACTATACGGCTGGGGCGCCCTCCCTGCTGAGAACATCTCCCTGTGCCGGATCTCCTCTGTCCCTGGAACGTCTAGGGTCGAGCCCGGCCCCAGGCCCCCTGGCAGTGCCGTGGTAGACCTTCGCACAGCCGTCAAGCCTACGCCCATCATTCTCACTGACCAGGGCATGGACCTgacctctcttgctgtggaagcAAGGAAGTACGGCCTTGCTCTGGATCCAATCCCAGGACGGCAGTCTACCGCTGTACAGCCTTTGGTTATCAACCTCAATGCCCAGGAGCAGACCCATGCCTTCCTCAGCACTGCCACCACCGTGAGCATCACCGTGGCCTCATCTGTGCTCATGGCTCAGCAGAAGCAGCCTGTGGTCTATGGAGACCCCTTCCAGAACCGGCTGGACTTTGGCCAGGGTGCGGGTAGCCCTGTGTGCCTGGCCCAGGTCAAGCAGGTAGAGCAGGCCGTCCAGACAGCCCCGTACCGTGGTGGGCCCCGAGGAAGACCCAGGGAGGCCAAGTTTGCCAGGTATAACCTGCCCAACCAGGTGGCACCTCTGGCCAGAAGGGATGTTTTGATCACTCAGGTGGGCACTGCCCAGAGTGTTGGCCTCAAGTCAGGCCCAGTGCCAGAGCCTGGTTCCGAACCCCATCGGGCCACCCCCGCAGAAATGCGGTCACATGCCTTGCCAGGTGCCAGGAAGCCACATACAGTGGTGGTGCAGATGGGAGAAGGCACAGCAGGCACTGTGACCACACTGCTCCCAGAGGAGCCGGCAGGTGCCCTGGACCTCACTGGGGTGAGGCCCGAGAGCCAGCTGGCGTGCTGTGATATGGTCTACAAGTTCCCCTTTGGCAGTAGCTGCACAGGTACCTTTCACCCTGCCCCCAGCGCACCTGAGAAGAGTGTGGCAGATGTTGCCCCACCCGGCCAAAGCAGCGGCCCCTTCTACGGTCCCCGGGACCCTGAGCCTCCCGAGGCCCCCACCTACAGGGCACAGGTGGTCGGGGGGCCTGGGCCCCATGAGGAGCAGAGGCCCTACCCACAGGGCCTCCCTGGCAGGCTGTACTCCTCTATGTCCGACACCAATTTGGCTGAGGCTGGCCTCAACTACCACACCCACAGGATTGGTCACCTCTTCCAGGGCCCTGGACGAGACTCGGCCATGGACCTCAGCTCACTGAAGCACTCCTACAGCCTGGGCTTTGCAGATGGACGCTACCTTGGGCAGGGCTTGCAGTATGGTTCATTCACGGACCTACGTCATCCCACAGACCTTTTGACTCACCCGCTTCCCATGCGGCGCTACAGCTCAGTGTCAAACATCTACTCAGACCACAGGTATGGCCCACGGGGAGATGCAGCTGGCTTCCAGGAGGCCAGCCTGGCCCAGTACAGCGCCACCACGGCCCGTGAGATCAGCCGTATGTGTGCTGCCCTCAACTCCATGGACCAGTACGGAGGGCGGCGTGGGAGCGGTGGTGGTGGCCCCGACCTCATGCAGTATCAGCCCCAGCCGGGGCTCAGTGCCCCACAAGGTCTGGCTCCCCTCAAACCTGGCCTCCTTGGGAACCCCACCTTCCCAGAGGGCCACCCGAGTCCTGGGAACCTGGCCCAGTACAGGCCTACAGCAGGCCAGGGAACAGCAATCAGACAGCTGCTGCCATCCACAGCCACTGTGCGTGCAGCCGATGGCATGATCTACTCGACTATCAACACTCCAATTGCTGCAACACTGCCCATCACCACCCAGCCTGCCTCAGTACTGCGGCCCATGGTGCGTGGTGGCATGTACAGGCCTTATGCATCCGGAGGAGTCACAGCCGTGCCACTCGCCAGCCTGACACGCATGCCCATGATTGCCCCCCGGGTACCTCTTGGGCCCACAGGGCTGTACCGATATCCTGTACCAAGTAGATTCCCCACTGCTTCCAGCGTTCCACCTGCTGAGGGTCCTGTCTACCTGGGGAAGCCTGCCGCTGCCAaggccccaggggctgggggcccacCAAGGCCAGAGCTGCCAGCAGG comes from Physeter macrocephalus isolate SW-GA unplaced genomic scaffold, ASM283717v5 random_556, whole genome shotgun sequence and encodes:
- the LOC114485109 gene encoding protein bassoon; its protein translation is MQRALGMDMTTAPRSKSQQQLHSPALSPVHSPAKQPLGKPEQERSRGPGGPQPGPRQAETARATSVPGPAQAAAPPEVGRVSPQPPLPIKPFTAEPRPPGGEAPAKSATTAPSGPGAAEQTQEGLTGKLFGLGASLLTQASTLMSVQPEADPQGQPAPSKGPPKIVFSDASKQAGPRPPGSGPGSGPAPGAKTGPGSGPGALARTGGTTSPKHGRAEHQAVVKAAAKPKTMPKERATCPLCQAELNVGSKGPANYNTCTTCKLQVCNLCGFNPTPHLVEKTEWLCLNCQTKRLLEGSLGEPTPLTLPTSQQPPVGAPHRAAGTAPPKQKGPPGLGQPSGPPPAKASPLPTKASPLPTKASPQAKPLRASEPIRTPSSAQEKKTGVPAKAELVPKPPPETTLPPGTPKAKAGVRRTEPATPVVKAGVTEAPKGGEAEEPVGKPHPQDLSRSPQSLSDTGYSSDGVSSSQSEITGIVQQEVEELDSAGATGPRPPSPSGLHKVGSGMRPSLEAQGPAPSGERSKPPYGSGEEQKRRPHSLSIMPEAFNSDEELEDILEEEGSLEWGRRREQQDAAESSDDFGSQLRHDYVEDSSEGGLSPLPPQPPSRAAELTDEEFMRRQILEMSAEEDNLEEDDAAPPGHGPVKHGSQKGSPRPRPEPSQEPGALPKRRLPHNATTGYEELLSEGGPAEAADSTGALQGGLRRFKTIELNNTGSYGHELDLGQGPDPSLDREPELEMESLTGSPEDRSRGEHSSTLPASTPSYTSGTSPTSLSSLEEDSDSSPSRRQRLEEAKQQRKARHRSHGPLLPTIEDSSEEEELREEEELLREQEKMREVEQQRIRSTARKTRRDKEELRAQRRRERSKTPPSNLSPIEDASPTEELRQAAEMEELHRSSCSEYSPSPSLDSEAEALDGGPPRLYKSGSEYNLPTFMSLYSPTETPLGSTTTPSSGRPLKSAEEAYEEMMRKAELLQRQQGQAAAGRGPHGGPSQPIGPRGQGSFEYQDTPDHDYGGAAQPASEGMPASLGAAVYQEILQTSQSIARMHQASSRDLAFAEDKKKEKQFLNAESAYMDPMKQNGGPLTPGTSPTQLAAPVSFSTSTSSDSSGGRVIPDVRVTQHFAKEPQDPLKLHSSPASPSSASKEVGITFAQGPGTPASTAAAPCPAGLPRGYMTPTSPAGSERSPLPSSTGHSYGQSPTTANYGSQTEELPQAPRGPTVSGRAAREKPLSVSDGESGTPQTSRGYSYFAGSSPPLSPSSPSESPTFSPGKLGPRATAEFSTQTPSLTPASDMPRSPGAPTPTPTVAQGTQTPHRPSTPRLVWQQSSQDAPFMVITLASDASSQTKMVHASASTSPVCSPIDTQPTTHSYSQTTPQLPPEPPGPPGFPRAASAGADGPLALYGWGALPAENISLCRISSVPGTSRVEPGPRPPGSAVVDLRTAVKPTPIILTDQGMDLTSLAVEARKYGLALDPIPGRQSTAVQPLVINLNAQEQTHAFLSTATTVSITVASSVLMAQQKQPVVYGDPFQNRLDFGQGAGSPVCLAQVKQVEQAVQTAPYRGGPRGRPREAKFARYNLPNQVAPLARRDVLITQVGTAQSVGLKSGPVPEPGSEPHRATPAEMRSHALPGARKPHTVVVQMGEGTAGTVTTLLPEEPAGALDLTGVRPESQLACCDMVYKFPFGSSCTGTFHPAPSAPEKSVADVAPPGQSSGPFYGPRDPEPPEAPTYRAQVVGGPGPHEEQRPYPQGLPGRLYSSMSDTNLAEAGLNYHTHRIGHLFQGPGRDSAMDLSSLKHSYSLGFADGRYLGQGLQYGSFTDLRHPTDLLTHPLPMRRYSSVSNIYSDHRYGPRGDAAGFQEASLAQYSATTAREISRMCAALNSMDQYGGRRGSGGGGPDLMQYQPQPGLSAPQGLAPLKPGLLGNPTFPEGHPSPGNLAQYRPTAGQGTAIRQLLPSTATVRAADGMIYSTINTPIAATLPITTQPASVLRPMVRGGMYRPYASGGVTAVPLASLTRMPMIAPRVPLGPTGLYRYPVPSRFPTASSVPPAEGPVYLGKPAAAKAPGAGGPPRPELPAGAAREEPLSTATPAAVKEAVAAPAPAPAAGQKPPVDAAPGGGSGALSRPGLEKEEASQEERQRKQQEQLLQLERERVELEKLRQLRLQEELERERVELQRHREEEQLLVQRELQELQTIKHHVLQQQQEERQAQFALQREQLAQQRLQLEQIQQLQQQLQQQLEEQKQRQKAPFPVACEAPGRGPPPAATELAQNGQYWPPLTHAAFIAVPGPEGPGQPREPVLHRGLPSSASDMSLQTEEQWEAGRSGIKKRHSMPRLRDVCEPESGPEPCVVRRIADSSVQTDDEDGEGRYLLTRRRRARRSADCSVQTDDEDSAEWEQPVRRRRSRLSRHSDSGSDSKHDATASSSTAAPAMRAMSSVGIQTISDCSVQTEPDQLPRVSPAIHITAATDPKVEIIRYISAPEKTGRGESLACQTEPDGQAQGVAGPQLVGPTAISPYLPGIQIVTPGPLGRFEKKKPDPLEIGYQAHLPPESLSQLVSRQPPKSPQVLYSPVSPLSPHRLLDTSFASSERLNKAHVSPQKHFTADSALRQQTLPRPMKTLQRSLSDPKPLSPTAEESAKERFSLYQHQGGLGSQVSALPPNGLVRKVKRTLPSPPPEEAHLPLAGQALPQLYAASLLQRGLVGPTAVPATKASLLRELDRDLRLVEHESTKL